In Oceanobacillus sp. FSL K6-2867, one DNA window encodes the following:
- the brnQ gene encoding branched-chain amino acid transport system II carrier protein yields the protein MNNKITFSSYLAIGFMLFALFFGAGNLIFPAQLGQYAGSSIWPAIIGFLVTGVGLPLLGILAMGFSGSRNLQELSSRVHPVYGIFFTALLYLTIGPFFAAPRTGTVAYEVGIAPFISEGSQQTGLLIFTIIFFAAALLFSLFPGKLVGNVGKILAPALVVLLAVLLLFAIFNPMGAMQSPQEAYQSGAFVTGFLEGYNTMDALASLVFGIIVINAIRALGITSKSGILSATARTGVIAITLLGIIYVGIAVLGATSTETLGLFDTGGPVLSGAASHYFGTFGSIMLAIMIILACLTTAIGLITANAEYFNTLFPKISYKVLVVFFSVLTFVIANFGLANIITFSIPVLMFLYPLAIVLMLLTFVSPLFNHARMVYVATIAVTFLISIFDGLVALCDSLGIENFSWMNPVLDFYESVLPFYNQGLGWLIPAAIVIAITGVIAKVQSIGSTQEV from the coding sequence TAATAAAATAACCTTTTCATCATATCTAGCAATCGGCTTTATGCTGTTTGCACTATTTTTTGGAGCTGGTAATTTAATTTTCCCAGCACAGTTAGGACAATATGCAGGATCAAGCATTTGGCCAGCAATTATTGGATTTTTAGTAACAGGTGTAGGATTGCCGTTGCTTGGGATTCTTGCAATGGGCTTTTCAGGCAGCAGAAACCTTCAAGAATTATCCAGCAGGGTTCACCCGGTATACGGAATCTTTTTTACAGCACTACTTTATTTAACAATTGGGCCATTCTTTGCAGCACCAAGAACAGGAACAGTAGCATATGAAGTAGGAATTGCGCCATTTATTAGTGAAGGGTCTCAACAGACAGGTTTACTTATTTTCACAATTATCTTTTTCGCGGCAGCACTTTTGTTTTCATTATTCCCAGGGAAACTTGTTGGTAATGTCGGAAAGATATTGGCTCCAGCATTAGTTGTCTTGCTGGCTGTTCTCTTGTTATTTGCAATTTTCAATCCCATGGGAGCAATGCAGTCTCCGCAGGAAGCATATCAAAGTGGTGCATTTGTGACAGGTTTCCTGGAAGGCTATAATACAATGGATGCTTTAGCATCACTCGTGTTCGGAATTATCGTCATTAACGCAATTCGTGCATTGGGTATTACTTCAAAAAGTGGAATTCTTTCTGCGACAGCAAGAACAGGGGTTATTGCAATTACGCTGCTTGGGATTATTTATGTAGGAATTGCAGTCCTAGGAGCTACGAGTACAGAAACTCTAGGTTTATTTGATACTGGTGGACCAGTATTAAGTGGTGCTGCATCGCATTATTTTGGAACATTTGGATCTATTATGCTAGCAATCATGATTATCCTTGCTTGCTTAACAACAGCAATTGGATTAATAACAGCGAACGCAGAGTACTTCAATACATTATTTCCAAAGATCAGCTATAAAGTACTGGTTGTGTTCTTTAGTGTATTAACGTTTGTTATTGCTAACTTTGGACTGGCAAATATTATTACATTCTCGATCCCAGTTCTTATGTTCCTATATCCATTGGCAATCGTATTAATGCTTCTGACATTTGTATCTCCGCTGTTTAATCATGCACGTATGGTATATGTAGCAACAATTGCAGTTACATTTTTAATTAGTATATTTGATGGTTTAGTAGCGCTTTGTGATTCACTAGGAATAGAAAACTTCAGCTGGATGAATCCGGTATTAGATTTTTATGAATCGGTACTGCCATTCTATAATCAAGGGCTGGGTTGGTTAATCCCAGCAGCAATCGTTATTGCTATTACCGGGGTTATTGCGAAAGTACAAAGTATAGGTTCGACACAGGAAGTCTAA